One window from the genome of Bufo bufo chromosome 4, aBufBuf1.1, whole genome shotgun sequence encodes:
- the LOC120999006 gene encoding protein ZBED8-like yields MANIMLGKAAEVKLSQIPLSNDTISDRIEDMSKDILAQIVADLISSPAKFSLQLDETTDVSNLSQLAVFMRYVKDDVIKEEFLFCKPLTTTTKAADVKKLVDDFFKDNNLSWDMVSAVCSDGAPAMLGRKSGFGALVKADAPHIIVTHCILHRHALATKTLPPKLAEVLKIVVECVNYVRNSALRHRIIRELCKEMGSEFEVLLYHSNIRWLSRGQVLNRVFAVRVELALFLQEHQHCHADCFKDSEFILILAYMTDIFAALNHLNQQMQGGGVNIIEAEENLKAFQKKLRLWKRRIENDNFANFPLLDDCVSKIEDVSGIGDISVPTELKQAIATHLDELATSLDGYFPTRESYPAWVRQPFTFSVETTDVNDEYLDEIIELQQSQVQQQLFRTTTLSTFWCQQMVTYSVIAKKALEFFIPFVTTYLCEQSFSRMLDIKTKKRNRLCCENDMRVALAKVKPRISDLVSERQQQKSH; encoded by the coding sequence ATGGCGAATATCATGCTGGGAAAAGCGGCTGAAGTTAAGTTATCCCAAATTCCTCTTTCAAATGACACCATCAGCGACAGAATAGAGGACATGAGCAAAGACATCTTGGCTCAAATAGTTGCAGATCTGATTTCAAGCCCGGCAAAATTCAGCCTTCAACTCGACGAGACCACAGACGTCTCCAATCTAAGCCAGCTTGCAGTATTCATGCGCTATGTGAAAGACGACGTGATAAAGGaagagtttttattttgtaagcCTCTTACAACAACAACTAAGGCAGCCGATGTGAAGAAACTTGTGGATGACTTCTTCAAAGACAACAATCTTTCGTGGGATATGGTTTCTGCAGTTTGTTCGGATGGAGCTCCAGCCATGCTGGGAAGAAAGTCTGGTTTTGGTGCGCTAGTGAAAGCCGATGCACCACACATCATTGTTACGCATTGTATTCTACATAGGCATGCATTGGCAACAAAAACCTTGCCTCCAAAACTGGCAGAAGTATTAAAAATTGTAGTGGAATGTGTGAACTATGTGCGAAATAGTGCTCTGAGGCACCGCATCATCAGGGAGCTGTGTAAAGAAATGGGATCTGAATTTGAGGTACTTCTGTACCATTCCAACATTCGGTGGTTATCCCGGGGACAGGTGTTGAATCGTGTTTTTGCCGTGCGTGTGGAATTAGCCCTGTTTTTGCAAGAGCACCAACATTGTCATGCAGATTGCTTCAAAGATTCTGAGTTCATTCTCATTTTAGCGTACATGACTGATATCTTTGCAGCTCTAAATCATCTCAATcaacagatgcagggtggtggAGTCAACATCATCGAAGCGGAAGAAAACCTGAAGGCTTTTCAAAAAAAGCTACGGTTATGGAAACGACGAATAGAGAACGATAATTTCGCAAACTTTCCCCTGCTAGACGACTGTGTAAGTAAGATCGAAGATGTATCTGGAATCGGAGACATTTCTGTACCCACGGAACTGAAGCAAGCAATTGCCACGCACTTAGATGAGCTTGCAACGTCTCTTGATGGATACTTCCCTACAAGAGAGTCATATCCAGCATGGGTGAGACAGCCGTTCACATTTAGTGTTGAGACAACAGATGTCAATGATGAATACCTCGATGAAATCATTGAACTTCAGCAGAGCCAGGTTCAACAGCAACTCTTCAGAACAACAACTCTCTCAACGTTTTGGTGTCAACAAATGGTAACGTACTCTGTTATTGCTAAGAAAGCTCTGGAGTTTTTCATACCGTTTGTTACAACATATCTTTGCGAACAATCCTTTTCAAGGATGCTGGACATAAAAACGAAGAAAAGGAACAGACTTTGTTGCGAAAATGACATGAGAGTGGCACTTGCCAAGGTAAAGCCGCGCATTTCTGACCTGGTCTCTGAAAGACAACAGCAGAAGTCACACTGA